One window of the Runella slithyformis DSM 19594 genome contains the following:
- a CDS encoding alpha/beta hydrolase family protein, with product MKLFYPLLLLCILPFSTFAQFGLTAAQRDSLNKLTAADHANMKQQLGIKTLRPGPSGNESAPNHANYDESTANPCPALPDILTLKNGNKVTSAEVWWSQRRPELIEEFEREMYGRLPKNIPNITWKVEAIDNEFVGRIPVVAKKLTGHADNSAYPSINVDINMMLVIPTNVKGPVPVLMMFGRPSFPSPAQPNNDDFEKINAAFKEMLIKSNPEMKAIFDKYPAYSPVARGSLPNFFSPLPNGESPGTEQLLAAGWGYCTIDPSSIQADNGAGLTKGIIGLVNKGHYRKPDDWGALRAWAWGAARGLDYLETDPAVDAKKVGIEGVSRYGKAALVTLAFEPRFAVGLIGSSGKGGTTLHRRVFGEAVESLTGSGEYHWMAGNYLKYGTEESGFGKKTGCDLSVDSHQLIALCAPRLCYVSYGIPEKGDAKWLDQQGSYMATVVAGAAYKLLGAKDLGVSNDPLKEKMPPMLTSMHDGQLSWRQHDGGHTDQPNFQHFIPWASKMLKYERVGQ from the coding sequence ATGAAACTCTTCTACCCACTCCTGCTTCTGTGCATTCTCCCCTTTTCGACTTTTGCACAATTTGGCCTGACGGCGGCACAACGCGACAGCCTCAATAAGCTCACCGCCGCCGACCATGCCAACATGAAGCAACAGTTAGGCATCAAAACCTTGCGCCCCGGCCCCAGCGGTAATGAATCAGCGCCCAATCACGCCAATTACGACGAATCAACGGCCAACCCCTGCCCTGCACTACCCGATATTTTGACGTTGAAGAACGGCAATAAAGTAACGTCTGCCGAGGTATGGTGGTCACAGCGCCGTCCGGAGCTCATCGAAGAATTTGAACGGGAAATGTACGGAAGACTCCCCAAAAACATCCCGAATATAACCTGGAAAGTGGAGGCTATAGACAATGAATTTGTGGGGCGCATTCCCGTCGTAGCCAAAAAATTGACCGGACACGCCGACAACAGCGCCTATCCTTCCATCAACGTAGACATCAATATGATGTTAGTGATTCCTACCAACGTAAAAGGCCCGGTGCCCGTGTTGATGATGTTCGGTCGCCCGTCGTTTCCTTCTCCGGCACAACCCAACAACGATGATTTCGAGAAAATAAACGCCGCTTTCAAAGAAATGCTGATCAAAAGCAATCCTGAGATGAAGGCCATTTTTGATAAATATCCCGCTTACAGCCCCGTGGCCCGCGGATCGCTTCCCAATTTCTTTTCTCCGCTGCCCAACGGCGAATCACCGGGCACCGAACAGTTATTGGCCGCCGGCTGGGGCTATTGCACCATTGACCCTTCGAGTATTCAGGCAGACAATGGTGCAGGACTGACGAAAGGCATCATTGGGTTGGTCAATAAAGGTCATTACCGCAAACCCGACGATTGGGGGGCGCTTCGGGCATGGGCGTGGGGGGCCGCACGCGGGTTGGATTATTTGGAAACCGACCCCGCCGTTGATGCGAAGAAAGTAGGCATTGAAGGTGTTTCGCGCTATGGCAAAGCCGCGTTGGTTACGTTGGCTTTTGAGCCTCGTTTTGCCGTCGGCTTGATCGGTTCGTCGGGAAAAGGCGGCACGACCCTCCATCGGCGGGTATTTGGGGAGGCCGTCGAAAGCCTGACGGGCAGCGGTGAGTACCATTGGATGGCGGGAAATTACCTGAAATACGGTACGGAAGAATCAGGTTTCGGCAAAAAAACGGGTTGTGATCTCTCCGTAGACTCGCACCAATTGATTGCGCTTTGCGCGCCGCGTCTTTGTTACGTGAGTTATGGGATTCCCGAAAAAGGCGATGCCAAATGGCTCGACCAGCAAGGCAGCTACATGGCTACGGTTGTCGCCGGTGCTGCGTATAAGCTCTTGGGTGCAAAAGATCTGGGAGTCTCCAACGACCCTCTGAAAGAAAAAATGCCGCCTATGCTTACGAGTATGCACGATGGGCAATTGTCGTGGCGGCAGCACGACGGCGGCCACACCGACCAGCCTAACTTTCAGCATTTTATTCCTTGGGCCAGCAAGATGCTGAAATACGAAAGAGTAGGGCAATAA
- a CDS encoding serine hydrolase domain-containing protein, which produces MKTNRRDFIKTTGFGAVGLGVLPSLNLFAKDIITSLPRKSPESQGVDSVGIRQFLKATKESGLEWHSFMLVRHGNVVAEGWWKPFEAANKHTLYSLSKSFTGSAIGFLVTEGKITINDQVISFFPEHTPANASDNLKAMKIKHLLTMNTGHHTDSMPDIRAKPDQNWVKSFLEKPVEHEPGTFFMYNTGATYMLGAIVHKVTGQTLEEYLAPRLFKPLGITGYDWEKSPQGLNTAGYGLRVSTEDIAKFGQLYLQKGRWQGKQLLPAAWVEEATGKRTTSQAGDNDWSQGYGYQFWRCKPGFYRGDGAYGQFCMVMPEQNAVLVMTCESFNLQKTMDVAYQTILPALKNEKLPENSSELTALNADIAALTLPVPKGKTSSPVMNKYSDKVFNVEKNAFGLTQIGFGLFEDAGVLRVNYGNGMEKVGFGWEKWKVNPNKRSNPFSANPIVIPSRIAGTATWLADNILQINFKFVDQVHGDKLTVTFEGNNVTVALLSSISENTKNNPEKREIIKGILA; this is translated from the coding sequence ATGAAAACAAATCGCCGAGATTTTATCAAAACCACAGGTTTTGGGGCCGTGGGTTTAGGAGTATTGCCGTCCCTAAACCTATTCGCCAAAGACATTATCACTTCCCTTCCCCGCAAAAGCCCCGAATCGCAGGGTGTGGACTCGGTGGGGATTCGCCAATTCCTGAAAGCAACCAAAGAATCGGGCTTGGAATGGCACAGCTTTATGCTGGTACGCCACGGAAACGTAGTAGCCGAAGGTTGGTGGAAACCTTTTGAAGCCGCCAACAAACACACGCTCTATTCACTTTCGAAAAGTTTTACCGGCTCGGCCATCGGCTTTTTGGTGACTGAAGGGAAAATTACTATCAACGACCAAGTGATATCTTTCTTTCCGGAACACACGCCCGCTAATGCAAGCGACAACCTGAAAGCCATGAAAATCAAACATTTGCTCACAATGAATACGGGACATCATACGGACTCGATGCCCGACATCCGAGCCAAGCCCGACCAAAATTGGGTAAAATCATTTCTCGAAAAACCCGTTGAACACGAGCCGGGCACATTTTTTATGTACAACACGGGCGCCACCTATATGCTCGGAGCCATTGTACACAAAGTAACCGGCCAAACCCTCGAAGAATACTTAGCGCCTCGACTTTTCAAACCGCTGGGCATTACCGGCTACGACTGGGAAAAATCACCGCAGGGACTCAACACCGCCGGCTACGGCCTCCGCGTCAGTACCGAAGACATTGCCAAGTTTGGGCAGCTGTACCTCCAAAAAGGCCGATGGCAGGGCAAACAACTCTTACCTGCCGCTTGGGTGGAAGAAGCCACCGGCAAACGAACCACCTCACAGGCGGGCGATAATGATTGGTCGCAGGGCTATGGGTATCAGTTCTGGCGTTGTAAACCGGGCTTTTACCGAGGCGACGGTGCCTACGGCCAATTCTGCATGGTGATGCCGGAGCAGAACGCCGTTTTGGTGATGACCTGCGAAAGTTTCAATCTGCAAAAGACAATGGACGTGGCCTACCAAACCATTTTACCCGCCCTGAAAAACGAAAAATTACCCGAAAATTCATCGGAATTGACGGCTCTCAACGCGGACATTGCGGCTCTGACATTACCCGTTCCCAAAGGAAAAACCTCATCGCCCGTAATGAACAAATACAGCGATAAGGTGTTCAACGTAGAAAAAAATGCGTTTGGACTCACCCAAATCGGCTTCGGACTTTTTGAGGATGCGGGGGTTTTACGCGTCAACTACGGCAACGGCATGGAAAAAGTGGGCTTTGGATGGGAAAAATGGAAAGTAAATCCCAACAAACGCAGCAACCCTTTCTCTGCCAATCCGATTGTGATTCCGTCTCGTATCGCAGGCACGGCTACGTGGCTCGCTGACAATATATTACAGATCAATTTCAAATTTGTGGATCAGGTACACGGCGATAAACTCACCGTCACATTTGAAGGCAATAACGTGACCGTAGCATTGCTCAGCAGTATTTCGGAAAACACTAAAAACAACCCCGAAAAAAGAGAGATTATCAAAGGGATACTGGCTTAA
- a CDS encoding TlpA family protein disulfide reductase — translation MRFLLFIFGYLVLTGPLCAQTVTVFAGKDSVDIFQRGASSSVLEQYNTLWKNPVHKAFWDEFQQKFADDFNPQKQTELLFAQNADMQEIELFKNRNKQVAFLKSHAEFPNLSEPFKRYVENTARWNYWYWLLNYAVTRSNADTKNLKLAALPNVMTEALDPKKISDEEAFLTASYRDFLTVFATYFNSREHGFAKYTDLGAAMNDKAAFAKKYFSGPLLPFYLCHLLRANCVNTPKEAVVNTLDELKRLPQSERYVTLASEKCHEVLTRKEEKKPTPQPAKASPKGDEIAFQNVDGKDFYLSDFKGKVVYLDFWASWCGPCRAEFPYSKAMHAKLTEKQLKKIVFLYVSIDQTPEAWKKALEKLQLPGEHGHVNGAWNAQILRKFSINSIPRYMIIDKDGKIVAADASRPSSPDTLVELLKLIE, via the coding sequence ATGAGATTTTTGCTGTTCATTTTCGGATATTTGGTACTGACCGGCCCCCTTTGTGCCCAAACTGTTACGGTTTTTGCGGGTAAGGATTCGGTGGATATTTTCCAACGGGGAGCGTCATCGAGTGTACTCGAACAGTACAATACCCTATGGAAAAACCCCGTTCACAAAGCGTTTTGGGACGAATTTCAGCAGAAATTTGCGGATGATTTTAACCCTCAAAAACAAACCGAACTGCTGTTTGCGCAGAATGCCGATATGCAGGAAATCGAGCTGTTTAAAAACCGAAACAAACAGGTGGCCTTTTTGAAAAGCCATGCTGAATTTCCCAACCTTTCTGAGCCGTTCAAACGGTATGTCGAAAACACCGCCCGCTGGAATTATTGGTATTGGTTGCTGAACTATGCCGTGACGAGAAGCAACGCCGATACCAAAAATCTTAAACTGGCGGCCCTGCCAAACGTCATGACCGAGGCCCTTGACCCTAAAAAAATCAGCGATGAAGAAGCCTTTCTGACGGCCTCCTACCGGGATTTTTTGACGGTGTTTGCTACGTATTTCAATTCGAGAGAACACGGTTTTGCCAAATACACGGACTTGGGCGCGGCAATGAATGACAAAGCGGCTTTTGCCAAAAAGTACTTCTCCGGCCCTCTGCTGCCCTTTTACCTTTGCCATTTATTGCGGGCCAATTGCGTCAATACGCCCAAAGAAGCCGTGGTCAATACGTTGGATGAATTAAAGCGCCTTCCGCAGTCAGAGCGTTATGTTACGTTGGCTTCCGAAAAATGCCATGAAGTACTCACCCGCAAAGAAGAAAAGAAACCTACCCCCCAACCGGCCAAGGCTTCCCCCAAAGGCGACGAGATCGCGTTTCAGAACGTCGACGGCAAAGACTTTTATCTTTCGGATTTTAAAGGCAAAGTGGTGTATCTGGATTTTTGGGCGAGTTGGTGCGGACCGTGTCGGGCGGAGTTTCCGTATTCCAAAGCCATGCATGCGAAGCTGACCGAAAAGCAGTTAAAAAAAATCGTTTTTTTGTACGTTTCCATCGACCAAACGCCCGAAGCGTGGAAAAAAGCCCTGGAAAAATTACAGCTTCCCGGCGAACACGGCCACGTAAACGGAGCCTGGAATGCGCAGATTCTGCGTAAATTTTCCATCAACAGCATTCCTCGTTACATGATCATTGACAAGGACGGAAAAATTGTAGCTGCCGATGCCTCCCGACCGAGTTCTCCGGATACGCTTGTCGAATTGCTGAAATTGATTGAATAA
- a CDS encoding SDR family NAD(P)-dependent oxidoreductase gives MREKEQLTEDFTLVSPRSVFSLEGKIALITGGGSGIGYDIAQCMTHAGATVIITGRREHALQEATAALGKSAHYVVNDVTELDSLEGLVETIEATYGPIDILVNNAGINMKKPALEVTDADFDRIIHTNLNAVFALTRACAKGMIARQSGSILMISSMAAYYGIDRVVAYAASKSGVEGMVKVLASEFSKYNVRVNAIAPGFIETNMMKTAMSSDPDRMNRALNRTPMGKFGKPQDIGWAAVFLASEAACYITGASLPVDGGNSIGF, from the coding sequence ATGAGAGAGAAAGAACAGTTAACCGAAGATTTCACCTTAGTAAGTCCCCGATCCGTTTTTTCATTGGAGGGAAAAATTGCCCTGATCACGGGCGGTGGCAGTGGTATTGGCTATGATATCGCCCAATGCATGACCCACGCCGGCGCGACGGTCATCATCACGGGCCGACGCGAACACGCGTTGCAGGAAGCCACGGCGGCGTTGGGCAAATCAGCTCATTATGTGGTCAATGACGTGACCGAATTAGATTCCTTAGAAGGTCTGGTAGAAACCATTGAAGCTACCTACGGCCCCATTGACATTTTGGTCAATAATGCAGGTATCAATATGAAAAAACCCGCGTTGGAAGTCACTGACGCCGATTTTGACCGTATTATCCATACCAATCTTAACGCCGTTTTTGCCCTGACCCGCGCCTGTGCCAAAGGCATGATCGCCCGCCAAAGCGGCTCCATCCTGATGATCTCGTCCATGGCCGCCTACTATGGTATTGACCGCGTAGTGGCCTATGCCGCGTCCAAATCAGGCGTGGAAGGCATGGTGAAAGTACTGGCGTCGGAATTTTCCAAGTACAACGTTCGGGTCAACGCCATTGCGCCGGGATTCATCGAAACCAACATGATGAAAACCGCCATGAGCAGCGACCCCGACCGCATGAACCGCGCCCTCAACCGGACGCCCATGGGCAAGTTCGGCAAACCGCAGGACATCGGCTGGGCGGCTGTCTTTCTGGCCTCCGAAGCGGCCTGTTACATCACCGGTGCGTCATTGCCGGTCGATGGCGGAAATTCGATTGGTTTTTAA